A genomic window from Coccinella septempunctata chromosome 9, icCocSept1.1, whole genome shotgun sequence includes:
- the LOC123319968 gene encoding uncharacterized protein LOC123319968: protein MGSFMKMFVGVVFAIGFFVNIASADPFQEAAKQGVNVAADMANSAIDLAKTAANAMGKVPLVGEFPGAQQMTNIANGAAGMAKGLVNSFKEMAAKASDMIPTSNQQSSQK from the exons ATGGGAAGTTTCATGAAAATGTTTGTCGGGGTTGTTTTTGCCATTGGGTTTTTCGTG AACATAGCATCAGCTGATCCTTTTCAAGAAGCAGCCAAACAAGGGGTTAATGTTGCTGCTGATATGGCAAACAGTGCAATAGACTTGGCAAAAACTGCAGCAAACGCTATGGGCAAAGTTCCACTGGTAGGCGAATTTCCTGGTGCACAACAAATGACCAATATTGCAAACGGAGCTGCTGGTATGGCTAAGGGTTTGGTCAATTCTTTCAAGGAAATGGCTGCTAAAGCATCGGATATGATACCAACGTCAAACCAACAATCCTCACAGAAATAA
- the LOC123319957 gene encoding loricrin-like, whose amino-acid sequence MSSAFFSALRLLLILAVISSAVLSLQTNDDLGEIFRPYRGRNVKSSERETSRSGVSKLVPENQKKVDCYRRGGYRTGGGGGGIPPVIIIGGGGGNGAIPGMVIPGAAGGAGGGGVPATGSGGSAPGPAGGTSGGGAGTAADATTVPTA is encoded by the exons ATGTCGTCCGCATTTTTTTCTGCACTTAGACTACTCCTCATATTAGCAGTG ATTTCATCAGCAGTTCTGTCCTTGCAAACAAATGATGATCTGGGTGAGATCTTCAGACCTTATCGTGGTAGAAACGTGAAATCATCGGAGAGAGAAACTTCAAGAAGTGGCGTTTCAAAGTTGGTaccagaaaatcaaaaaaaagtgGATTGCTATAGACGTGGCGGTTATAGAACAGGTGGGGGTGGAGGAGGTATACCACCAGTCATAATTATAG GGGGTGGTGGAGGTAATGGGGCCATTCCAGGGATGGTGATACCAGGTGCAGCTGGGGGTGCAGGAGGTGGAGGTGTTCCTGCCACTGGATCAGGGGGAAGTGCACCAGGTCCAGCAGGTGGAACTTCTGGTGGAGGAGCTGGTACAGCTGCAGATGCAACTACAGTACCAACAGCTTGA
- the LOC123319923 gene encoding uncharacterized protein LOC123319923 produces the protein MNGSTMNKCHVLHFIGFLLLTGNQDVARAFPTDSQEIVGVNVGGLHADFKTNLFSPDGPLAQLGNEITSGAAQLQNELTSGAQALQADFNNAANFLSQGSQEELAGINLGGLHADLSTNIFSKTGPLAQIGGELEAGANALENDLKNGANALQESLTGAASAIQAKLAGGADLLTNGLQDLGNQITSATGGVSLDNLFKGSGDLFSNMGASLGSNGNAVEKDSIEFTGEIPGSNTQISGIPGISLFGQVSGLPNSNSQKTSETSKVLITGQTSGIPKVSANSQITGGLKGFTFNMASDQEPRDSSGEKNEKQTNGISAKLQGNTNGATITRTITTGTNTVLTPELLAEIYKKLNLADVCKAVNK, from the exons ATGAACGGTTCCACCATGAACAAATGCCATGTTCTACATTTTATTGGTTTCCTTTTATTGACAGGAAACCAAGATGTTGCTAGAGCATTC CCTACTGATTCGCAAGAGATTGTCGGAGTAAACGTGGGTGGCCTTCACGCAGACTTCAAAACCAACCTTTTCTCACCTGATGGACCACTGGCACAACTTGGAAACGAGATAACATCTGGAGCGGCCCAACTCCAAAACGAACTGACCAGTGGGGCCCAGGCTTTACAGGCAGACTTTAATAACGCTGCAAACTTCTTG TCGCAAGGTTCCCAGGAGGAGCTAGCTGGAATAAACTTGGGTGGACTTCACGCAGACCTGAGTACCAATATCTTCTCGAAGACAGGTCCATTGGCGCAGATTGGGGGTGAGTTGGAGGCTGGAGCTAACGCATTGGAAAACGACCTCAAAAACGGGGCTAACGCCCTACAGGAAAGTCTTACTGGAGCTGCAAGCGCCATACAGGCTAAATTAGCTGGTGGAGCTGACCTACTGACCAACGGCTTGCAGGATCTCGGTAACCAG ATAACTTCAGCTACCGGAGGTGTATCCCTGGATAACCTTTTCAAAGGAAGCGGTGACCTCTTCTCTAACATGGGAGCTAGTTTGGGCTCTAACGGCAACGCTGTGGAAAAAGACTCTATCGAATTCACCGGGGAAATACCTGGTTCCAACACCCAAATTTCCGGTATACCCGGAATCAGCCTATTTGGTCAAGTTTCAGGTTTGCCAAACTCCAACTCCCAAAAAACGAGCGAGACTTCGAAAGTTCTGATCACAGGACAGACCTCTGGGATACCGAAGGTGTCTGCCAATTCTCAAATCACTGGAGGTTTGAAAGGATTCACCTTCAACATGGCTTCTGATCAGGAACCTAGAGACAGTTCTGGAGAGAAGAACGAGAAGCAAACCAATGGAATCTCTGCTAAGTTACAGGGTAATACCAATGGTGCAACGATAACCAGAACCATAACGACAGGCACAAACACTGTTTTGACACCAGAACTATTAGCAGAGATCTACAAGAAATTGAACTTGGCGGACGTCTGTAAAG ctGTGAATAAGTGA
- the LOC123319922 gene encoding serine/threonine-protein kinase 33-like isoform X2 gives MRFLKIFNDFQNVQIKRKPHLLMKSPERIVKHIKIKDSSDLEHVFLMGSEIGEGGFGKVIAVREKNTNAKWAMKSISKSLSGLKLVFLQREIQILKMVNHPHIVYLDRVYESTKKIYLIMELCNGELWLLFKERKPFSESISKRITTDLVSAVAYLHKNDIVHRDIKLENILLAKNPNDPSDEYYIKLSDFGLSVIKTGTGIESMLHDCCGTALYMAPEMLSGSYSHQCDVWAIGVIIYLLIYGVYPFFSSNEKELARKIMKDEVTYPLSKISKDAVDLIKQALKKDPAYRITSAEMLDSKWLAGSSGRENNMMDMMKEWRDEIMAPMGEESDWVSMAETRTIRVHSYSGEKGMSIKRPSNPF, from the exons ATgcgattcctcaaaatctttaACGATTTTCAGAACGTTCAGATTAAAAGAAAACCTCATTTACTAATGAAGAGCCCCGAGAGAATcgtaaaacatataaaaatcaAAGATTCCAGCGATCTGGAACATGTTTTTCTGATGGGATCAGAGATTGGAGAGGGTGGATTTGGAAAAGTCATTGCGGTCAGGGAAAAAAATACGAATGCAAAATGGGCTATGAAAAGCATTTCAAAATCACTA TCTGGTCTCAAGCTTGTATTCCTTCAGAGAGAAATACAGATCTTGAAAATGGTGAACCATCCCCATATCGTGTATCTAGACAGGGTATACGAGAGCACGAAAAAGATATATCTCATAATGGAGTTGTGCAACGgcgaattgtggcttttgttcaAAGAAAGAAAACCATTTTCTGAGAGCATATCGAAAAGAATCACCACAGATTTGGTCAGCGCTGTAGCATACTTGCACAAAAATG ACATCGTTCACAGAGACATAAAGCTGGAGAATATTCTATTGGCAAAAAATCCCAACGATCCTTCAGATGAGTATTACATAAAGTTGTCGGATTTTGGTTTGAGTGTCATCAAGACAGGAACTGGTATCGAGAGTATGCTACACGATTGCTGCGGAACAGCCCTTTACATGg CCCCGGAGATGCTTTCTGGCTCGTACAGCCACCAGTGCGACGTTTGGGCCATCGGCGTCATTATTTACCTGTTAATTTACGGGGTGTATCCCTTCTTTTCCTCCAACGAGAAAGAACTGGCTCGGAAAATAATGAAAGACGAGGTGACCTATCCGTTGTCGAAAATTTCCAAAGATGCTGTGGACCTCATAAAGCAAGCGCTAAAGAAAGATCCAGCCTATCGTATAACTTCGGCTGAGATGCTGGACTCAAAATGGTTGGCTGGAAGTAGCGGGAGAGAAAATAACATGATGGACATGATGAAAGAATGGAGAGACGAAATCATG GCACCCATGGGTGAGGAAAGTGATTGGGTTTCTATGGCAGAGACAAGAACAATAAGAGTACACTCGTACAGCGGAGAAAAAGGAATGTCCATAAAAAGACCATCAAATCCTTTCTAA
- the LOC123319922 gene encoding serine/threonine-protein kinase 33-like isoform X1, with the protein MFQGIEESQHSVLSLFENVQIKRKPHLLMKSPERIVKHIKIKDSSDLEHVFLMGSEIGEGGFGKVIAVREKNTNAKWAMKSISKSLSGLKLVFLQREIQILKMVNHPHIVYLDRVYESTKKIYLIMELCNGELWLLFKERKPFSESISKRITTDLVSAVAYLHKNDIVHRDIKLENILLAKNPNDPSDEYYIKLSDFGLSVIKTGTGIESMLHDCCGTALYMAPEMLSGSYSHQCDVWAIGVIIYLLIYGVYPFFSSNEKELARKIMKDEVTYPLSKISKDAVDLIKQALKKDPAYRITSAEMLDSKWLAGSSGRENNMMDMMKEWRDEIMAPMGEESDWVSMAETRTIRVHSYSGEKGMSIKRPSNPF; encoded by the exons ATGTTTCAAGGAATTGAGGAAAGCCAACATTCCGTATTGAGCTTATTTGAA AACGTTCAGATTAAAAGAAAACCTCATTTACTAATGAAGAGCCCCGAGAGAATcgtaaaacatataaaaatcaAAGATTCCAGCGATCTGGAACATGTTTTTCTGATGGGATCAGAGATTGGAGAGGGTGGATTTGGAAAAGTCATTGCGGTCAGGGAAAAAAATACGAATGCAAAATGGGCTATGAAAAGCATTTCAAAATCACTA TCTGGTCTCAAGCTTGTATTCCTTCAGAGAGAAATACAGATCTTGAAAATGGTGAACCATCCCCATATCGTGTATCTAGACAGGGTATACGAGAGCACGAAAAAGATATATCTCATAATGGAGTTGTGCAACGgcgaattgtggcttttgttcaAAGAAAGAAAACCATTTTCTGAGAGCATATCGAAAAGAATCACCACAGATTTGGTCAGCGCTGTAGCATACTTGCACAAAAATG ACATCGTTCACAGAGACATAAAGCTGGAGAATATTCTATTGGCAAAAAATCCCAACGATCCTTCAGATGAGTATTACATAAAGTTGTCGGATTTTGGTTTGAGTGTCATCAAGACAGGAACTGGTATCGAGAGTATGCTACACGATTGCTGCGGAACAGCCCTTTACATGg CCCCGGAGATGCTTTCTGGCTCGTACAGCCACCAGTGCGACGTTTGGGCCATCGGCGTCATTATTTACCTGTTAATTTACGGGGTGTATCCCTTCTTTTCCTCCAACGAGAAAGAACTGGCTCGGAAAATAATGAAAGACGAGGTGACCTATCCGTTGTCGAAAATTTCCAAAGATGCTGTGGACCTCATAAAGCAAGCGCTAAAGAAAGATCCAGCCTATCGTATAACTTCGGCTGAGATGCTGGACTCAAAATGGTTGGCTGGAAGTAGCGGGAGAGAAAATAACATGATGGACATGATGAAAGAATGGAGAGACGAAATCATG GCACCCATGGGTGAGGAAAGTGATTGGGTTTCTATGGCAGAGACAAGAACAATAAGAGTACACTCGTACAGCGGAGAAAAAGGAATGTCCATAAAAAGACCATCAAATCCTTTCTAA
- the LOC123319928 gene encoding uncharacterized protein LOC123319928, which yields MTEKSILDLLLGNISFNRDNVDPLLLRNEATKISSGLAGNLNEIGSNPSYPSHHWKDDLMFIHKLCMKDEKHHHVDETNRSAVLDVLGKAFEKDEILEISEKCVHEIKTSVIQFMKNMRTYYHEKNSEFNSTWEPIRKDLKILEETSRLEFNLVICPKIENIYNTTSIMSSMGNNEKILGSNNDDFRLKHINFGYAVINIGSQLERSRHITILLDMLSEYEELYAYEKEFCKYLLNFIDQNNDLLKYFCDKFFFILEIQIIDICTNLIKGTSDEFKTQMELYLKTKEFSNLIAACKQNHFLHLNVKSVLYTLYCFSRFDVRILNFMKKINNNVQGAEDEAFQFSLSSI from the exons ATgactgaaaaatcaattttggaTCTTTTGCTGGGTAATATTTCTTTTAACCGTGATAATGTCGATCCATTATTGCTCCGAAATGAAGCAACTAAAATCTCTTCTGGACTTGCTGGTAATTTGAACGAAATAGGAAGTAACCCTTCCTATCCTTCTCATCACTGGAAGGATGATTTG ATGTTCATTCACAAATTATGTATGAAGGATGAGAAACATCATCATGTCGATGAAACTAACAGATCAGCAGTCTTGGATGTCCTAGGAAAAGCTTTTGAAAAAGATGAAATCTTGGAAATTTCAGAGAAATGTGTACACGAAATCAAAACGTCAGTAATTCAATTCATGAAGAACATGAGAACATACtaccatgaaaaaaattcagaatttaatTCAACATGGG AACCCATACGTAAGGATCTGAAAATATTGGAAGAGACAAGTAGACTTGAATTTAACCTTGTCATCTGTCCAAAAATTGAGAATATATATAACACTACTTCAATCATGTCTAGTAtgggaaataatgaaaaaatcttggGTTCCAATAATGATGATTTTAGGCTGAAGCATATAAACTTTGGATATGCTGTAATTAATATAGGAAGTCAACTTGAGAGGTCAAGACATATAACAATTTTGCTCGATATGTTGTCTGAATATGAAGAGCTTTATGCCTATGAGAAAGAGTTTTGCAAATACCTATTGAACTTTATAG ATCAGAACAATGACCTACTAAAATATTTCtgcgataaatttttttttatcttggaaattcaaataatagatatatgtACAAATTTGATCAAGGGGACAAGTGATGAATTCAAGACCCAGATGGAACTGTATCTGAAAACCAAAGAGTTTAGTAACTTGATTGCTGCTTGTAAACAGAATCATTTTCTTCATCTGAACGTCAAGAGTGTATTATATACATTGTATTGCTTCAGTAGATTTGATGTTAGAATATTAAATTTCATgaagaaaataaacaataatGTGCAGGGTGCAGAAGATGAAGCTTTTCAGTTTTCACTGAGTAGTATATAG
- the LOC123319941 gene encoding phosphomannomutase — translation MEPNTKRESIICLFDVDGTLTKPRNKISDDMEDFLLNRVKPLTKIGLVGGSDFQKISEQMNGDSVLLKYDYVFPENGLISFKNGKETCRQSIQRFMGEEVLQKFINFVLKYLSTVTLPVKRGTFVEFRNGMLNISPIGRSCSQAERDAFEQYDKTHNVRKQMIDALKAEFPDIGFTYSIGGQISFDVFPVGWDKTYCLKHLEEDGFQEIHFFGDKTHQGGNDYEIYSDSRTIGHTVKNPEDTKETLMKLFNL, via the coding sequence ATGGAACCTAATACAAAACGCGAATCTATAATTTGTCTTTTCGATGTAGACGGCACTCTAACCAAACccagaaataaaatttctgacGACATGGAGGATTTTTTACTAAACAGAGTGAAACCTCTAACCAAAATTGGATTAGTCGGTGGCtctgattttcaaaaaatttcggaGCAAATGAATGGCGACAGTGTTCTACTTAAGTACGATTACGTCTTTCCAGAAAACGGTTTGATATCCTTCAAAAATGGAAAAGAAACATGCAGGCAAAGCATTCAAAGGTTTATGGGAGAAGAGGTGcttcaaaaattcatcaactTCGTCCTCAAGTATCTTTCTACTGTAACATTACCAGTTAAAAGAGGAACATTCGTGGAGTTCAGAAATGGTATGCTCAATATATCCCCAATAGGAAGATCTTGTTCACAAGCAGAGCGAGATGCATTCGAACAATATGACAAAACTCATAATGTGAGGAAACAGATGATTGATGCTTTGAAAGCGGAATTCCCAGATATAGGCTTCACCTATAGTATCGGTGGACAAATTAGTTTCGATGTTTTTCCTGTTGGATGGGATAAAACATATTGCTTGAAGCATCTAGAGGAGGATGGATTTCAAGAAATTCATTTCTTCGGCGACAAAACGCACCAGGGAGGAAATGATTATGAAATATATTCTGATAGTAGAACTATTGGACATACAGTCAAAAATCCCGAAGATACCAAAGAAACCCTCATGAAGTTGTTTAATTTGTAA